Part of the Metarhizium brunneum chromosome 6, complete sequence genome is shown below.
CGACGTCTAACGGCACGTCTGACATGGTAGAGACATGTACAGGAAAACATGTCGACGAGAGCTGCGTACCTGCTTTGCCTTTTCGGGATTATAGTATGGCTGCAGGGTCGAGTACGGTGTGTCGTCCTCGGCTGCATAGCCGTAGTGCAAGGCCGTGAAGCTCATGCCGCACAGCAGGATGTAGCCCACCTAATCACGAGGTCGGATGTCAGCACAAGGTCATGTCGGAAGAATGGTGGCTCCCGAGCAAACAAGACAGAGGTCCTGGCACTAGCTCGCCAGACTGGGGATCGTGAAACCTCACATACATAAGTCAAACACAGCATCGCATCGTCGGCGCCAAACGATTCTGTTATGCGCAGCCGCGAGTACACGCGGGCCGCCACCGCAACGgtgttggcgatgaggaggatgacggTGCAGGCGACTATGCTGTCGCGGTATTGAGCCATTTTTGTCTCCTGCCTCGTGTGGGACGAAGGGGATATTCTGAGCGGCCTGTCAGGCTGTTTTATGGAGTGTTGGTCTAGGCTCAGGCTCTGCGCTCGACGGTCATCTCGACAGGAAAGACTGGAGATGCAAAGTTGAAAAGAGAGGGTTTTTACAGGATCGGACGACCATCAAGTGGGAGGAGTGGCCATGCAATGCAAAGGCGGCACACTCTTCAAATTTTACGGCCGGTGAAGATATGATGAAGAGACCAGCGCTCGATGCAAATCAGCATCACTGTGAGCCGTCATTGGAACCGTTCAGGTCATGTCTGGTAGATGCCACCGCAGGATGGTCTACAACAAGGTCGCATTTCCGGCAAGGCAATGCAGGAGGCATCGagccttcttcctccagcAACAGTGGCAAGTAGCAGAcagcatacatatgtatcgaAAGAGCTGAACGGTCGGCAAAGCAATTGGGCTGGGGCTGAACACAAACAAAGTCGGTGGTGGTACAGAGTACGTAACACCAATCCTTTCCATGCTACCAGCCAAGCCCAATAATGGATGCTGGTTTTGTGGTCTCACGCTGCACATTTGGGCGCTGGCATGCGCCGCGCCACTGTCATAATAAGCCCACCAGGATGCGAATTCTATTGACCGGACTCTTGCAGTCTGGACGCCTTAGCCCCGCAATGCCCGGATTTGGCCTAGTCCAGCGCGGGACGAAGCGAGGGTGGGGGTAAGACGGAGAGTTTGGGAACATTCTGCCGTTCGCTTAGGTCCGGCTTCTGGGGGTACAATATATCCGTCATGTTGACTTTGGCTGGTTCTCCTCCGCTCCAAGAATTGTCTGATCCACCCTGCCTCTCTGGACTCCATTTTCCACCTTGGCCTACATATAACTACACCAAGTGTCGAGGGTGCACGAGCAACTAACTTAAAGATTCctactagtatataaatactttagaTTAATAATAAGAGTTCTAATAgactaaaaaataatataattactgCTTATTTGTCCGTCCTGCAGGATACCAACCAAGGCTTCACGGTGTCTGGTCTCGCCACCAGCAACGACAGCGCTGCGCAAGGACAGCCGAGACTGTGGTTTGAAAGCTTTGAGCTGAGAACAATCAAGGCCGAATCGCCGGAGCCTGCAACCTTGCCAAATCCGCGATAGTAGCACATGACGGTCAGTTACAAATATGAGATGACAACAATGACTTcccagaagctcaaggagcATCTCGGAGCTctgcatccatcatggcccgAACGCGCCGGCTTTCGTCGGGACGTGAAACCTTATTATGGCTTCGCCGAGACGTGTTGTAAGCCAATTCAACCTGAATTAGATTCACAGGCGGAGGCACGCGAAACTTTGTAAGAGGCCTCCGCAATCAACCCGGCTCGTCTTCCGGGTCTTTGCGCTGTAGCAAGTATCGCTTCACGGATATATCGCCTTCCTACTTTCCAGCCCTGTAAAAAGAGTTCAAAGATTGTTTGTCACAAATCACCTTCTCTACCCTCGACCTGGATAAGGATTTTGGCAACCAAGGGTTTGGAGAAGCTTTATATTCTGGCCGTGGACGTACTCCATCTTCCTTCCGACATGGTAAAGAGTCTTTCTTAAATTCGCGAAACACTCAAGTCTGGCGGCAGGTTGATGATGCATGAGATATTTGAGCCTACTGGATGGACTGTTGGCTTTGTATTTAGATTGTTTCCCGGTTGGTGGGTCGGAGTTGACGGACAAGACGGACTCAACCGCATCTTGGGCCCAAGTATCACTCTCGAGCAATGGAACTTTCTCTTCCAGGCGGCTGTTTTTGATGGTTATGATACCTGCCTACGCGATGAGAACTCACTCTTGACTGATCAGAATGGTGGCTGGATTGTCGCATCCAGACAGAAGGCCGAAAGCCTTGCAGCACAACAGTCAGCAGTTGATGGGCCGACGAAGCAGGGCCCATCTATTGTTGACCCTCAATgcgagaagcagaaggaTTTGGCCTCCAAGACGCGAGAAAAATTCTTGAGGGGCTTATAGGGTAACCTCATGATGTTCTGGATCTGACTGCCGCAGCCGCTGTTCTCTCCGAGGGCAAATTATCCAATGATGCAGTGACAATTTCCTTGCTCAGCTATAATCCCTCTTTCCTGAGGTCCAAGATGAGCGAAGTCTTGCGGCCACAGTTGCAAACTCTGGTGGTACTGGCCCGCTGCCAGCTCTGGGTCTCGATAGGAGGTAGCGTCATGCCACATCCCGATACAGCCATGATGGAGGGTTTGGCGCGGACACTCCGATGCAAGCAATACGGCTTGCACCTCTTCACCTTGTCCCTTCAAACCCCGGAGAGCATGGACTGGTTAACTAAGATCATTCAACAAATCGTGGACTTGAACTCGACCACATCTGGTGGGCCACGCCAGTATGAACAGGAGTACGTTGAGATGGACGGTATACTGCACACCTGATGACTTGCCGAAGGCAGGAGTCTGAAGGCGATGGTGAATGACCTTGTAGTTCCTAATGAACTATCAACGGATGTCCTGTGGCGGCAACCACCCTTGACCGTAGCAATTTTCAGCGAAGAGCTAAGAGACACTCGGCAGTACGTTGAGGCTGTGAATATACAAAGCGTATACCCAAGAAAGGGTGATGGTGGAGAGGGTACGAATGTAAGCGATGGgcaggaagacgaagagtTGACCATCATGGTGCATGAGATGGTACTTGACTGTGCAGACGCTGCCGTCTCCTCGAGTAATTTGTCCAGCCGAGAAGGAGAGAATACTTAGCAAGGCTTGGGCACATTCTGTGCTGGAGTGGTGACGAACATGAGCGCAAACCCCTCGTCGTCATTCAGCTTGGGCGACCGTGTCTGCTTAAGTCAACCGGGAGTTTACCAGTCCCAGTTGAAGGCTCTTTCGGAATTTTGGGTCACAGCCACCGACAAAATAGAAAGCGATTGGATCTGTGACGTGCTTGGTGTGCCTCGGGAGCGCATCATCCCCAGGATCTGGTTTCGCAAGCGGCCCATGCTGGTGTCTCACATGGCGGGAAGATTTGACCTGGTTAACAAGCATACTTCCTAGGCCCAAATAGTTGCTGTGTAGAGTTATCAAAGATTCCAGTCGGTACATTACTTTCGGCGTATCTTCCAGCTCAAGTTTATCGCTTGGAACATGTCGCTCGACCATCGGCGCTACACACCCCAGCATACGATTCTCTACGGTGTATATGGATCAGCTATCGAATGACGAAGCCATCAAAGTAGAGACAATTCCATAGTCAGCGATGAGTCCTTCCATGGAAGTCATATCGTCATTGTCGACCCAGAAGAAATTCTCTTCGCCTTCCCAGTCCCATGTCACCTACTTCCCTGCATCAGATCTGCGCGGCATCTTCGATCACCTGCATCGTCTGAAGAAAACGGAACATCTTCATGTGAAGTTTGACAATATGGATACTGTGCAGGTAAGCTCTCATCACAATAGTCTTTCCAATCTCCCGGTTAACACAAGACCAACGTCCATTTATTCGTCAGGCCAACGCAGATTTTGGATTCCACAGGCACTTTCCTTATCGCTGGCGGCTTTGGTGGTTTGGGACGGGCTATAGCCCGCTGGATGGTCAGTCGGGGAGCGAGATCCCTTATCCTGCTTTCCCGCTCCGGTCCGAAAAACAACCCGAATGCTGTTGTCCTTCTTGACGAGCTCAGAGCTCGGCAAATCAAATTTCAAAACCCTCGGTGCGATGCGACCAACAGGGAGAAGCTTTTACAAAAGATAGCAAGGCAACAGGCATTGGCATACGAATAGTACCACGCAGCTAACGTCAATGGGTTTTTGCACGTGGCTAGCTGTAGTGAACTCAGCTTTGTTCTCAATAACGTTTGGCTCAGCTAAAATACAAAGAGGGCTGGAGTTAAACGCTCGATAAAAGAGCACTGCCGCAAGGAAGGGTCTTGGGACACAGCAACTCCTATATTTTTCCTTTATTTCTCTTTCCTCCCAAATTTCTAGAGATAGCAGATGTTCTTACGGGATACTTGAATTCTCTGGAGATCAGTTTTCAATGAGCCGACTGCAGCAAGTTCTCTAGGCCGCACTGCTCGCCTAGAATTTGCGGCGTCCCGAAACCCAGATCGTCCCACGCCAGCACCGAGAACATATGCAAAAGCCGCCATGAATGCATTGCTAGGGTCCTTGACGATATCGTATACAGTCATGCCCGCATCCCCTGCCGCACCTATTAGGCGTAGCATAGATCGAGCGGCTGTCAAACCAGCCGAGCCGGCCGCCTCCCCAACGACGGGGATAAAGAATAATATTCCCATCACCATGTTCAGAATGAACTCTTctttctgcttcttctcaatTTCCTCAGCCTTGTCAATAATGCTTTTCATATTATCGACTGCTGCCTGCAGGGTAAGTGCTGGCAGCGACGCCGCGTCCACCACGTCTGACCACGGCATCAAGGTGTCGTAGATATTCAGGTCCTTGATAATGTCCAAATTCTCGGCCAGGCTTGCAATGGTGTCTGTGGAGTCACCGAAAATCTTCTTTGGGTTGTATaccttgatcttgtcgtcAGCGGCGATCGGGTAGTTGTACCACCAACGGTCATTCTGGTTTTGGCATTCATGAATGGCTTTGCCAGCGTACTGGCAGCCGTTAGCTGTCCTCATATGTCTTCTTCCAAATGCTACCCAAGCCTCTTCGATACCATATTGGCTCCCGATTTCTTTCCAAAACCCCTCCTCGTCCTTAAGGTGGAACGTGGCGTTAGGAGTGGTTTCCATAGAAATCATATCGAGCTCATCCTTCTGCTGTGGACATTTAATATCTAGCGTTTGATATCCGCTCTTGCAGCCGGCAAAATTGGCGCAAGTCTCGAGACAGGTAGCATATGTACAGTCACTGCAACAGATAACCTTCTTATACTCTGAGCATTTAAAGTATTGATGTACTTTGTCGCTCGCCATAAAGTTATTAATCTGCACAGGGACTTGCTGTTTTACAAACCGTTCATAGGTTTTGAATTTGCTGTCGTAATCATCTTGCAGAAGCTCGAGGTGCTTTGTCAAGGCTTCCTTAATCATAGCCGACTCTGCTTGAGCAATGTATTTCTCTGTGCAGTGGGTGGGCATCGTAGTTAGATGTTTTTCAACATCGCCCAACGTGCTGTATTTACCACTACAGTCCGAATAAAAATCAGGATCAATGTATGGCTCATATTCATCCTCAAAATCGTCGTAAGGAATACCGTCACCGCTGATGGTGCAGTGTTAGATCGGTTGGAGATTCAAATATAATTCCGAGAACATGAAAGAATCCACAGAAGTTTAGGGCAGAACGACTCACGGTAAAAACTTCTGCAGGTCAACAGCCCAGTCCGTCGTTCCAGCAAAGTTATTCATGAGATAAAACTGAGTTCGAATATCCTTAAGTTTGTCGTCCATGTACGCCACCCACTCAGTGTCGTCGTAGACCAGAATATTAGAGCCAGCTTCTCGCCACTGCTTGGTGACCTTGCCACTGGCAAGGATTTCTTCAATCTCTGCATTGGCTATGTATCCGGACGTGTCTGTACAACGGCCCTTGGCAGCGTGAGATATGCGGGGGGTTCCAGTAAATTTGCAAAGTGGCCCGTAACAGCCAGCTTCAGCCATCTTGAAAGAGCGCCCATAGCTGGCGACGCCCACCACGACCTTGTTAGATGGAACGCCAGCCTTAGTGATCATGATAAGGGCATCCTTAGTTTCAGTCATATTAACGTGGGATCTCAGACAATTACCTGTTGGGCAGCCAGGAGATGTCCACTTGTTGCCATAATCCCACTGCCCGTGGAGATCGTATGTCATGAAAACAATGTAATCAAgtgacatggccatgagTGAGATAGGAAACGCCTTTAGATACCAATATGATGATGGAGCTGCAAAGGAGACAGACTTAGCATTAGATAGTCTATATTTTAATTCGTCAAGGAGTTTAAAATAGTTCAAGCCGTTTTGAGGGTCATCAGCTGGGATATCAGGAATATCGGGAGCCTATATgcttatatatatacgtgTTAGCTATAGCTCCTCAAGTAGTATGTATTCAATCACGACCGTGTCAAGGCTCAAATACTTGCCCCAGGATACTCCCAGTCAAGGTCCACTCCGTCAAGATCATGCTGGATCAGGAAATCCACAATATTCGTGATAAATTTGTCGCGGTTCCTTGGCTGGACAGCTTCGCGAAGGATATTATACGTCCCCGGCAAGGCGCTGAAGTCCCAGCCTCCAAGTGAGATGATCCTTTTAACACCCACCATAGCTTTAAGCTTGTAAAACTGGGTCTGAACTTTGCTGATATCGATTCTGAAGTCTTTCGTCACTTCACCGAAGGCGAAGTGGATATGAGAGTATTTCGTGGTATCAATATCGTCAATATCCATCCATAAACAGGACCGTTTATGATTCCACGCTTCAAAATACGCAATTTTGATAACACTCGGAGGGGGCGAACTTCTAATAATAGCTCTTCCGCAATTGCTAATGCCTACAAATGTCGTCAATATGTAGGTCATGTTGAAGGGAAATAAAAATTCCACTGGTCAGTCCCCTACTCACATCCGTTCCTGACGCCAGAAGTTCCTGGGGCACCAGTCTCAGATTTGGATTCAATGCAAAAGTCGTCTGAAAGCCCGCACTGACCCCAAACATTACAACAAGCTTTGAGAGGACAGGGGTTAAGCCTCGACAAGTCGAAGCCTTTAGCTGGCGCCTTTGTACCGGGAACTGTTGGACCGCAGACGGCATTAGATACCGGTTCCGGCATGGGCGGTTTCCCTTCACTAACGCAGAGTCTGAAGCCAACCCAGAGCACTTTGCAACCATTCCAGCCCCAGGTGTCCTCGTTGAAACTTTCAATATCCCTAACCGTAAGGTCCCGAGAAGCGGCTATGCTGGCACAACTGTCGCCTCGATTCGTCTTGACAGAAGCGCAAATCCCGTCCGACTCGGGTTTTGGACGCCGGTCTTGCAGCTCCCCGCGCGAGCAACAGACTTGCTGGCCTTCAGCTAGGGTAGAGCATAGATCCTCTTTAGTATTCAACCTCATAAAGTCGCTTGCACTAAGGCCACATTTTGAGGCTAGAGAGCCGCAGCTATCGCCGCTCTTGACTTCCTTGGTTACACATGTGCCGTCGGACTTGGAATCAGGAATGCTTGAAGGGAGGATGCCCCGAGTACAGCAAACTTTTTCACCAACGACCAAAGTATCGCAGAAATTTGCACGGCGATTATATTTGGTCAGGTCGGACTGGCTAACTCCGCATATCTTGGCCAAAGCCCAGCAACCGTCTCCGCTCCTGACGGTGAGCGTTTTGCAATGGACCCGAGCAAGATCCTGCCAGGAAGACCTATAGCTGAGACGTGAACCAGTCATGTTTGAAGAGGCCGTCGTATTGGTTGGCCTCACAATAGAGGGCACACGGATTGTAACTTCCTTCCAATCTCGCCCACCGTCCGGACCGACGCATTTGCCGCTTGCCCACCGGCGGACGGCTTCCTGAGCAAACTTCAAGTTGTTTGCGTTAGTTGCAACTAATCCAAATGAATAATCTGCCCCAAGGCCATGTTCCTGACACAGTTGAAGAACTGTCGTCTGGGAAATGGACCTTTCCGTCGCATATGAGAGGAGGCTGTTGATAACGTCGATGGCCAGTCCATGCTGGTGAAGCTCAGCGCCAGCAAAGACGCCAACTACAGAAGTTTGGCTATAGCCGAATGCTAAGGCATTTTTCGAACAAGAAGGTTTCTGAGAAGCCAAGTAATGCATAACCTGACGACTTGCTGACACCAGATGTTGAGTTGCAAACGTGTCATTGTTCTGAGTGGGAGTCGAGACTTCCAACAAGCGGATAGAAGTCTTCACCATTTCGTGGTTAGGTGTAGAGCAAAGGGCTGCATTTCCATCATCAGGACTATGAATTTTGGAAAGTTGATAATTGGAGCCATAATCAGCCGTGCATGCCCTGAGGGCTGGTGGATCGTCACTTTTGACGACGAGATCCAGCAGCAATGTCTTGTTACATTGAGCGAAACTGGTAGCATCGGGTACCAAAAACCATCCACCTCCATTAATGCTATCTGGTGCCTCGCTGCAAGGCAGCGGACACGGTTTGAGCATGGAAGGGGGAGTTCTGATGTTTGCTGCCAGCCATTCTTCGAGTTCCTTATTGCCTTCTGTGTCTAGCGTCTCTAATGCGCCTGCTGAGCTCGTCCGCACCACGGTGGGAGGGCCTCCTTGTAGCGTGGCTGCGGCCTGTAGGAAGAAAAGTACATGAGGTATAGCAACCTGATAGAGCGATGCTTTCATTTTATTGGAGGGGGTAGGGAATGGCCAAGATCCCCCTTTGCCGTGAATGAGATGCCTTTACCACTGAGAGTGAGAGAGAAAGTGTGGGACGAGAATAGATCGGCCAactgaagaggaagaaatggaTAGATTTAATGTTGTCTAAGTGAGACAAAAAGCCATATGCGTGATAAAAGGCCCGGGGTAAAGAACGTGGCCAATTCGGCTGGTACATTTAACCGGCATCAGTCAGACCCTTGCAACTAACGCTCTATCGGGAGATGAAACAGgaaaaaggggaaaaaatcatgcgaacaaaaaaagaacaagaagaaagggGTAAACCGAGGCGGGAAAGAAAGGCCGGGGACATACATAGATACTTTTTCAGGTCAATCTAGTATCCAGTGCTCTTTTTGCCGCCCTCTGCTACTATTACGATGGAGCACGAACAAAACACAATGACAGGCCATTAATATGCCTACGCCGTACGATTATTatctttttctcttttttttgtatATGGTTGCCAAGCCGGATGCGAGACCCCTGTACAAAGGAGTTAATATCTCACCACTCCCTCTATAGCCAATGCAGTTTAATCTGTAAGGGTCCCATACGCGAGACAAAGGATTGTCACGGGGTGTTCCCCGCAAGTTCTTGACCTGATCTAAGCGAGCCGCGGCGTGTGCACAGCGAAACTATAGCCTCCGCGTGAAAGCTATAGTCTATAAGGTGGATTACAGGAATGATGATTTCGAGTGAATCAAAGTGAAAGCGGTAAGACGTCCGTACACCATAACTTACCTGGCTTCCTTTCCGAACTCGCGCCGCCACAAGTCTTCTTGTGCCATAGACTCCAGCGAACTTTTCAGAATCTGCCAACATTAGTCTCTCGCTCAACAGGCTAACATGAAATAttgtttcttcttgtttgCGCTCTTGTGCCATGCGGTGAGAGTTTTGGCAGGAGGGCTACACGGATGCATGGAGCGTGTTTTAGCTTACCAGGCATACGTCCTCGACGAGTTTAACGATCCTAAAGACCGCAGCATTGGATTCAGTTGCACTCGCTGGGATAACAAAAACAGAGCCTGCACAGGCAAATGGCAGGGTTGTGCGGGATCCGCTGCCAATGGCAGATGCACTTATGACGAGTTCCTCAACCTTCTCAAATCAAAGAAGAGGGCCCCAGTGAGTGGCTGGGCAGTCT
Proteins encoded:
- the KTXA_1 gene encoding Killer toxin subunits alpha/beta, yielding MKASLYQVAIPHVLFFLQAAATLQGGPPTVVRTSSAGALETLDTEGNKELEEWLAANIRTPPSMLKPCPLPCSEAPDSINGGGWFLVPDATSFAQCNKTLLLDLVVKSDDPPALRACTADYGSNYQLSKIHSPDDGNAALCSTPNHEMVKTSIRLLEVSTPTQNNDTFATQHLVSASRQVMHYLASQKPSCSKNALAFGYSQTSVVGVFAGAELHQHGLAIDVINSLLSYATERSISQTTVLQLCQEHGLGADYSFGLVATNANNLKFAQEAVRRWASGKCVGPDGGRDWKEVTIRVPSIVRPTNTTASSNMTGSRLSYRSSWQDLARVHCKTLTVRSGDGCWALAKICGVSQSDLTKYNRRANFCDTLVVGEKVCCTRGILPSSIPDSKSDGTCVTKEVKSGDSCGSLASKCGLSASDFMRLNTKEDLCSTLAEGQQVCCSRGELQDRRPKPESDGICASVKTNRGDSCASIAASRDLTVRDIESFNEDTWGWNGCKVLWVGFRLCVSEGKPPMPEPVSNAVCGPTVPGTKAPAKGFDLSRLNPCPLKACCNVWGQCGLSDDFCIESKSETGAPGTSGVRNGCISNCGRAIIRSSPPPSVIKIAYFEAWNHKRSCLWMDIDDIDTTKYSHIHFAFGEVTKDFRIDISKVQTQFYKLKAMVGVKRIISLGGWDFSALPGTYNILREAVQPRNRDKFITNIVDFLIQHDLDGVDLDWEYPGAPDIPDIPADDPQNGLNYFKLLDELKYRLSNAKSVSFAAPSSYWYLKAFPISLMAMSLDYIVFMTYDLHGQWDYGNKWTSPGCPTGNCLRSHVNMTETKDALIMITKAGVPSNKVVVGVASYGRSFKMAEAGCYGPLCKFTGTPRISHAAKGRCTDTSGYIANAEIEEILASGKVTKQWREAGSNILVYDDTEWVAYMDDKLKDIRTQFYLMNNFAGTTDWAVDLQKFLPGDGIPYDDFEDEYEPYIDPDFYSDCSGKYSTLGDVEKHLTTMPTHCTEKYIAQAESAMIKEALTKHLELLQDDYDSKFKTYERFVKQQVPVQINNFMASDKVHQYFKCSEYKKVICCSDCTYATCLETCANFAGCKSGYQTLDIKCPQQKDELDMISMETTPNATFHLKDEEGFWKEIGSQYGIEEAWVAFGRRHMRTANGCQYAGKAIHECQNQNDRWWYNYPIAADDKIKVYNPKKIFGDSTDTIASLAENLDIIKDLNIYDTLMPWSDVVDAASLPALTLQAAVDNMKSIIDKAEEIEKKQKEEFILNMVMGILFFIPVVGEAAGSAGLTAARSMLRLIGAAGDAGMTVYDIVKDPSNAFMAAFAYVLGAGVGRSGFRDAANSRRAVRPRELAAVGSLKTDLQRIQVSRKNICYL